The following proteins are encoded in a genomic region of Phragmites australis chromosome 9, lpPhrAust1.1, whole genome shotgun sequence:
- the LOC133928650 gene encoding uncharacterized protein LOC133928650 isoform X1 yields the protein MLVLSCVYVLLEVDVCVWFVCCVAAAMPPKRRSQAQATANDCNAQLLAAMQAMQNELRTLREARNQDAPILEQGAIAADGPPSGVSLIQWIGMKLDHFDGSGTPVQAADWLSYVEDKMEVFDVLAQDRIRYGTQLLKGEAQIWWKGVQSAHTAAHGPLTWPDFVRQLERRFYPVTFLDKMKIDLHSYVQGRRTVSEYEVGFNQIVRFVPHVAHDEAEKARQFRQGLKPSIRHTLGAFPVVDFRTMVEQALGVEMQEVYTEEARKSGGDQIQGQIDRKGHSGGPIHKKRKFQRHQPYRGSLGRSRTSGGSTTQYRAIPKPGMGMVCFRCGDAHRRSECRWSGKCSICGQDHKDVVCRRNANGKLRWEPVTSSNSGGTVQMMAVTPSLVPLPTPTPQ from the coding sequence ATGCTTGTTCTATCTTGTGTTTATGTTCTACTTGAAGTTGATGTATGCGTGTGGTTTGTTTGTTGTGTGGCTGCAGCTATGCCACCTAAGAGGCGGAGTCAGGCTCAGGCCACAGCGAATGATTGTAATGCACAACTGCTAGCGGCGATGCAGGCGATGCAGAATGAGCTGAGGACGTTGAGAGAGGCTAGGAATCAGGATGCTCCTATTCTGGAGCAGGGTGCTATTGCTGCTGATGGCCCTCCTAGTGGTGTTTCTTTAATCCAGTGGATTGGGATGAAGTTGGATCATTTTGATGGCAGTGGCACTCCAGTTCAGGCCGCTGATTGGTTGTCCTACGTGGAGGACAAGATGGAGGTCTTCGATGTGCTGGCTCAGGACCGTATTCGCTATGGCACTCAGTTGCTAAAGGGTGAGGCCCAGATCTGGTGGAAGGGAGTGCAGTCAGCTCACACGGCTGCACATGGACCGTTGACTTGGCCTGATTTTGTCAGGCAGCTCGAGAGGAGGTTCTACCCAGTGACCTTTCTGGACAAGATGAAGATAGACCTGCATAGCTATGTGCAGGGTAGGAGGACAGTGTCTGAGTATGAGGTGGGCTTCAACCAGATTGTTCGTTTTGTTCCGCATGTGGCTCATGATGAGGCAGAGAAGGCGAGGCAGTTCCGCCAGGGCCTCAAGCCTTCAATCCGTCACACTTTGGGTGCTTTTCCGGTGGTGGACTTCCGCACCATGGTCGAGCAGGCCTTGGGTGTGGAGATGCAGGAGGTGTACACTGAGGAAGCGCGCAAATCTGGTGGAGATCAAATACAGGGTCAGATTGATAGGAAGGGCCATTCTGGTGGTCCTATTCATAAGAAAAGGAAGTTCCAGCGTCACCAGCCTTACCGTGGCAGTTTGGGACGTTCTCGCACTTCAGGGGGGAGTACTACACAGTACCGTGCCATCCCTAAGCCCGGCATGGGGATGGTTTGTTTCCGTTGTGGAGATGCTCACCGTAGGAGTGAGTGCCGGTGGTCTGGCAAGTGCTCTATCTGTGGTCAGGACCACAAGGACGTGGTTTGCAGGAGGAatgccaacggcaagcttcgatGGGAGCCAGTGACTTCTTCGAATTCTGGTGGCACTGTTCAGATGATGGCCGTTACTCCTTCTTTGGTGCCTCTGCCCACACCCACACCGCAGTAG
- the LOC133928650 gene encoding uncharacterized protein LOC133928650 isoform X2, with amino-acid sequence MPPKRRSQAQATANDCNAQLLAAMQAMQNELRTLREARNQDAPILEQGAIAADGPPSGVSLIQWIGMKLDHFDGSGTPVQAADWLSYVEDKMEVFDVLAQDRIRYGTQLLKGEAQIWWKGVQSAHTAAHGPLTWPDFVRQLERRFYPVTFLDKMKIDLHSYVQGRRTVSEYEVGFNQIVRFVPHVAHDEAEKARQFRQGLKPSIRHTLGAFPVVDFRTMVEQALGVEMQEVYTEEARKSGGDQIQGQIDRKGHSGGPIHKKRKFQRHQPYRGSLGRSRTSGGSTTQYRAIPKPGMGMVCFRCGDAHRRSECRWSGKCSICGQDHKDVVCRRNANGKLRWEPVTSSNSGGTVQMMAVTPSLVPLPTPTPQ; translated from the coding sequence ATGCCACCTAAGAGGCGGAGTCAGGCTCAGGCCACAGCGAATGATTGTAATGCACAACTGCTAGCGGCGATGCAGGCGATGCAGAATGAGCTGAGGACGTTGAGAGAGGCTAGGAATCAGGATGCTCCTATTCTGGAGCAGGGTGCTATTGCTGCTGATGGCCCTCCTAGTGGTGTTTCTTTAATCCAGTGGATTGGGATGAAGTTGGATCATTTTGATGGCAGTGGCACTCCAGTTCAGGCCGCTGATTGGTTGTCCTACGTGGAGGACAAGATGGAGGTCTTCGATGTGCTGGCTCAGGACCGTATTCGCTATGGCACTCAGTTGCTAAAGGGTGAGGCCCAGATCTGGTGGAAGGGAGTGCAGTCAGCTCACACGGCTGCACATGGACCGTTGACTTGGCCTGATTTTGTCAGGCAGCTCGAGAGGAGGTTCTACCCAGTGACCTTTCTGGACAAGATGAAGATAGACCTGCATAGCTATGTGCAGGGTAGGAGGACAGTGTCTGAGTATGAGGTGGGCTTCAACCAGATTGTTCGTTTTGTTCCGCATGTGGCTCATGATGAGGCAGAGAAGGCGAGGCAGTTCCGCCAGGGCCTCAAGCCTTCAATCCGTCACACTTTGGGTGCTTTTCCGGTGGTGGACTTCCGCACCATGGTCGAGCAGGCCTTGGGTGTGGAGATGCAGGAGGTGTACACTGAGGAAGCGCGCAAATCTGGTGGAGATCAAATACAGGGTCAGATTGATAGGAAGGGCCATTCTGGTGGTCCTATTCATAAGAAAAGGAAGTTCCAGCGTCACCAGCCTTACCGTGGCAGTTTGGGACGTTCTCGCACTTCAGGGGGGAGTACTACACAGTACCGTGCCATCCCTAAGCCCGGCATGGGGATGGTTTGTTTCCGTTGTGGAGATGCTCACCGTAGGAGTGAGTGCCGGTGGTCTGGCAAGTGCTCTATCTGTGGTCAGGACCACAAGGACGTGGTTTGCAGGAGGAatgccaacggcaagcttcgatGGGAGCCAGTGACTTCTTCGAATTCTGGTGGCACTGTTCAGATGATGGCCGTTACTCCTTCTTTGGTGCCTCTGCCCACACCCACACCGCAGTAG